One Etheostoma cragini isolate CJK2018 chromosome 18, CSU_Ecrag_1.0, whole genome shotgun sequence DNA window includes the following coding sequences:
- the snap91b gene encoding clathrin coat assembly protein AP180 isoform X17 has product MSGQTLTDRIAAAQHQLTGSDMARAVCKATTHEVMAPKKKHLEYLVSATNTTNVNIPQMADTLFERATNASWVVVFKALVTSHHMCVHGNERFIQYLASRTSLFNLSNFIDKTGSHGYDMSTFIRRYGRYLNEKAFAYRQMAFDFTRVKKGAEGVMRTMTTEKLLKGMPVLQTQIDTLLEFDVHPKELNNGIINAAFLLLFKDLVKLFASYNDGVINLLEKYFKMKKSDCKEALEIYKRFLTRVTKIGEFMKLAETVGVEKNDIPDINYAPSSILESLETHMNGLEDVKGGKKGEGSPTKGSPTNNVSPTSTPAKSSNAVPTLQPPPGESAAAAAAAAAEPAEDSLLDLDPLSSSGPSGQSAAPTSWGDLLGSDAFATSAPSTEASAAAAEGGATATTAPSANAGAESTGGDAPAAAAPAAPGAELMSDLTMGTSAAPQPGAPGAHMMRPGFPATGATPGAPMSPGAAQSPRKPAPPRNALDDLNIKDFM; this is encoded by the exons ACCTGGTGTCagccaccaacaccaccaacgTGAACATCCCTCAGATGGCGGACACACTGTTTGAACGAGCCACCAATGCCAGCTGGGTGGTCGTCTTCAAGGCCCTTGTCACCAGTCATCACATGTGTGTCCACGGCAACGAG agGTTCATTCAGTACTTGGCTTCCAGGACCTCCCTCTTCAATCTCAGCAATTTTATCGACAAAACCGGCTCTCACG GATATGACATGTCTACATTCATCAGACGATATGGACGATACCTGAACGAGAAAGCCTTCGCCTACCGCCAGATGGCTTTTGATTTCACCAGAGTTAAGAAGGG TGCTGAGGGTGTGATGAGGACCATGACCACAGAGAAGCTGTTGAAAGGCATGCCTGTTCTGCAGACTCAGATTGACACACTCCTGGAGTTTGAT GTTCATCCCAAGGAACTGAACAATGGGATCATCAATGCTGCATTCCTGCTTCTCTTCAAGGACCTGGTCAAACTGTTTGCATCCTACAATGATGGAGTCATCAACCTATTAG AGAAATACTTCAAGATGAAGAAGAGTGACTGTAAGGAGGCCTTAGAGATCTACAAGAGGTTCCTGACCAGGGTGACAAAGATTGGGGAATTCATGAAGCTGGCTGAG ACCGTTGGAGTGGAGAAAAACGACATTCCTGACATCAACTAC gCTCCCAGCAGTATCCTGGAGAGTCTGGAAACACACATGAATGGTCTGGAGGATGTGAAGGGTGGAAAGAAGGG GGAAGG GTCGCCAACAAAG GGGTCTCCGACAAACAACGTGTCTCCAACATCGACTCCGGCCAAATCTTCAAACGCTGTTCCCACACTGCAGCCTCCTCCTGGGGAgagcgctgctgctgctgctgctgctgctgccgagCCAGCTGAAGA TTCCTTGTTGGACCTGGATCCACTGTCCTCCTCGGGTCCCTCAGGACAATCAGCTGCCCCCACGTCTTGGGGAG ATCTCCTTGGATCAG ATGCCTTTGCAACATCTGCTCCTTCTACTGAGGCCTCTGCAGCAGCCGCTGAAGGTGGGGCCACCGCCACAACCGCCCCTTCTGCCAACGCTGGAGCTG AGTCCACAGGGGGAGATGccccagctgctgctgctcccgcTGCCCCCGGTGCTGAGCTTATGTCAG ATCTCACAATGGGAACCTCAGCGGCACCTCAG CCCGGGGCACCAGGAGCTCACATGATGAGGCCAGGCTTCCCTGCCACTGGAGCAACCCCCGGAGCACCG ATGTCTCCCGGAGCGGCCCAGAGCCCCAGAAAGCCTGCACCACCGAGGAACGCTCTGGATGACCTCAACATTAAGGACTTCATGTAG
- the snap91b gene encoding clathrin coat assembly protein AP180 isoform X8 translates to MSGQTLTDRIAAAQHQLTGSDMARAVCKATTHEVMAPKKKHLEYLVSATNTTNVNIPQMADTLFERATNASWVVVFKALVTSHHMCVHGNERFIQYLASRTSLFNLSNFIDKTGSHGYDMSTFIRRYGRYLNEKAFAYRQMAFDFTRVKKGAEGVMRTMTTEKLLKGMPVLQTQIDTLLEFDVHPKELNNGIINAAFLLLFKDLVKLFASYNDGVINLLEKYFKMKKSDCKEALEIYKRFLTRVTKIGEFMKLAETVGVEKNDIPDINYAPSSILESLETHMNGLEDVKGGKKGEGSPTKGSPTNNVSPTSTPAKSSNAVPTLQPPPGESAAAAAAAAAEPAEDSLLDLDPLSSSGPSGQSAAPTSWGDLLGSEMGDSLLSEPTLTAEPAPSSAAATPTPAAAEPGVSLAPPTSTAAATSPGATNMDLLGDAFATSAPSTEASAAAAEGGATATTAPSANAGAESTGGDAPAAAAPAAPGAELMSGDVMKPTMTPQAGDVDTSMANMASNLTMGTSAAPQPGAPGAHMMRPGFPATGATPGAPMSPGAAQSPRKPAPPRNALDDLNIKDFM, encoded by the exons ACCTGGTGTCagccaccaacaccaccaacgTGAACATCCCTCAGATGGCGGACACACTGTTTGAACGAGCCACCAATGCCAGCTGGGTGGTCGTCTTCAAGGCCCTTGTCACCAGTCATCACATGTGTGTCCACGGCAACGAG agGTTCATTCAGTACTTGGCTTCCAGGACCTCCCTCTTCAATCTCAGCAATTTTATCGACAAAACCGGCTCTCACG GATATGACATGTCTACATTCATCAGACGATATGGACGATACCTGAACGAGAAAGCCTTCGCCTACCGCCAGATGGCTTTTGATTTCACCAGAGTTAAGAAGGG TGCTGAGGGTGTGATGAGGACCATGACCACAGAGAAGCTGTTGAAAGGCATGCCTGTTCTGCAGACTCAGATTGACACACTCCTGGAGTTTGAT GTTCATCCCAAGGAACTGAACAATGGGATCATCAATGCTGCATTCCTGCTTCTCTTCAAGGACCTGGTCAAACTGTTTGCATCCTACAATGATGGAGTCATCAACCTATTAG AGAAATACTTCAAGATGAAGAAGAGTGACTGTAAGGAGGCCTTAGAGATCTACAAGAGGTTCCTGACCAGGGTGACAAAGATTGGGGAATTCATGAAGCTGGCTGAG ACCGTTGGAGTGGAGAAAAACGACATTCCTGACATCAACTAC gCTCCCAGCAGTATCCTGGAGAGTCTGGAAACACACATGAATGGTCTGGAGGATGTGAAGGGTGGAAAGAAGGG GGAAGG GTCGCCAACAAAG GGGTCTCCGACAAACAACGTGTCTCCAACATCGACTCCGGCCAAATCTTCAAACGCTGTTCCCACACTGCAGCCTCCTCCTGGGGAgagcgctgctgctgctgctgctgctgctgccgagCCAGCTGAAGA TTCCTTGTTGGACCTGGATCCACTGTCCTCCTCGGGTCCCTCAGGACAATCAGCTGCCCCCACGTCTTGGGGAG ATCTCCTTGGATCAG AAATGGGCGATTCCTTGCTATCTGAACCAACCCTCACAGCAGAGCCCGCCccctcctctgcagcagcaACGCCCACTCCTGCAGCCGCAGAACCTGGAGTCTCTCTAGCTCCTCCCACTAGCACAGCCGCCGCCACCTCCCCTGGCGCCACCAATATGGATCTGTTGGGAG ATGCCTTTGCAACATCTGCTCCTTCTACTGAGGCCTCTGCAGCAGCCGCTGAAGGTGGGGCCACCGCCACAACCGCCCCTTCTGCCAACGCTGGAGCTG AGTCCACAGGGGGAGATGccccagctgctgctgctcccgcTGCCCCCGGTGCTGAGCTTATGTCAG GCGATGTAATGAAGCCCACTATGACCCCTCAGGCGGGGGATGTTGACACCTCCATGGCTAACATGGCAAGTA ATCTCACAATGGGAACCTCAGCGGCACCTCAG CCCGGGGCACCAGGAGCTCACATGATGAGGCCAGGCTTCCCTGCCACTGGAGCAACCCCCGGAGCACCG ATGTCTCCCGGAGCGGCCCAGAGCCCCAGAAAGCCTGCACCACCGAGGAACGCTCTGGATGACCTCAACATTAAGGACTTCATGTAG
- the snap91b gene encoding clathrin coat assembly protein AP180 isoform X14 — MSGQTLTDRIAAAQHQLTGSDMARAVCKATTHEVMAPKKKHLEYLVSATNTTNVNIPQMADTLFERATNASWVVVFKALVTSHHMCVHGNERFIQYLASRTSLFNLSNFIDKTGSHGYDMSTFIRRYGRYLNEKAFAYRQMAFDFTRVKKGAEGVMRTMTTEKLLKGMPVLQTQIDTLLEFDVHPKELNNGIINAAFLLLFKDLVKLFASYNDGVINLLEKYFKMKKSDCKEALEIYKRFLTRVTKIGEFMKLAETVGVEKNDIPDINYAPSSILESLETHMNGLEDVKGGKKGEGSPTKGSPTNNVSPTSTPAKSSNAVPTLQPPPGESAAAAAAAAAEPAEDSLLDLDPLSSSGPSGQSAAPTSWGDLLGSDAFATSAPSTEASAAAAEGGATATTAPSANAGAESTGGDAPAAAAPAAPGAELMSGDVMKPTMTPQAGDVDTSMANMASNLTMGTSAAPQVAPPCWGAPMTVPMGVPHFMGTHPSFSMPGAPGAHMMRPGFPATGATPGAPMSPGAAQSPRKPAPPRNALDDLNIKDFM; from the exons ACCTGGTGTCagccaccaacaccaccaacgTGAACATCCCTCAGATGGCGGACACACTGTTTGAACGAGCCACCAATGCCAGCTGGGTGGTCGTCTTCAAGGCCCTTGTCACCAGTCATCACATGTGTGTCCACGGCAACGAG agGTTCATTCAGTACTTGGCTTCCAGGACCTCCCTCTTCAATCTCAGCAATTTTATCGACAAAACCGGCTCTCACG GATATGACATGTCTACATTCATCAGACGATATGGACGATACCTGAACGAGAAAGCCTTCGCCTACCGCCAGATGGCTTTTGATTTCACCAGAGTTAAGAAGGG TGCTGAGGGTGTGATGAGGACCATGACCACAGAGAAGCTGTTGAAAGGCATGCCTGTTCTGCAGACTCAGATTGACACACTCCTGGAGTTTGAT GTTCATCCCAAGGAACTGAACAATGGGATCATCAATGCTGCATTCCTGCTTCTCTTCAAGGACCTGGTCAAACTGTTTGCATCCTACAATGATGGAGTCATCAACCTATTAG AGAAATACTTCAAGATGAAGAAGAGTGACTGTAAGGAGGCCTTAGAGATCTACAAGAGGTTCCTGACCAGGGTGACAAAGATTGGGGAATTCATGAAGCTGGCTGAG ACCGTTGGAGTGGAGAAAAACGACATTCCTGACATCAACTAC gCTCCCAGCAGTATCCTGGAGAGTCTGGAAACACACATGAATGGTCTGGAGGATGTGAAGGGTGGAAAGAAGGG GGAAGG GTCGCCAACAAAG GGGTCTCCGACAAACAACGTGTCTCCAACATCGACTCCGGCCAAATCTTCAAACGCTGTTCCCACACTGCAGCCTCCTCCTGGGGAgagcgctgctgctgctgctgctgctgctgccgagCCAGCTGAAGA TTCCTTGTTGGACCTGGATCCACTGTCCTCCTCGGGTCCCTCAGGACAATCAGCTGCCCCCACGTCTTGGGGAG ATCTCCTTGGATCAG ATGCCTTTGCAACATCTGCTCCTTCTACTGAGGCCTCTGCAGCAGCCGCTGAAGGTGGGGCCACCGCCACAACCGCCCCTTCTGCCAACGCTGGAGCTG AGTCCACAGGGGGAGATGccccagctgctgctgctcccgcTGCCCCCGGTGCTGAGCTTATGTCAG GCGATGTAATGAAGCCCACTATGACCCCTCAGGCGGGGGATGTTGACACCTCCATGGCTAACATGGCAAGTA ATCTCACAATGGGAACCTCAGCGGCACCTCAGGTAGCTCCCCCCTGTTGGGGTGCTCCCATG ACCGTACCAATGGGTGTTCCTCATTTTATGGGGACTCACCCCAGCTTCAGCATG CCCGGGGCACCAGGAGCTCACATGATGAGGCCAGGCTTCCCTGCCACTGGAGCAACCCCCGGAGCACCG ATGTCTCCCGGAGCGGCCCAGAGCCCCAGAAAGCCTGCACCACCGAGGAACGCTCTGGATGACCTCAACATTAAGGACTTCATGTAG
- the snap91b gene encoding clathrin coat assembly protein AP180 isoform X9, which produces MSGQTLTDRIAAAQHQLTGSDMARAVCKATTHEVMAPKKKHLEYLVSATNTTNVNIPQMADTLFERATNASWVVVFKALVTSHHMCVHGNERFIQYLASRTSLFNLSNFIDKTGSHGYDMSTFIRRYGRYLNEKAFAYRQMAFDFTRVKKGAEGVMRTMTTEKLLKGMPVLQTQIDTLLEFDVHPKELNNGIINAAFLLLFKDLVKLFASYNDGVINLLEKYFKMKKSDCKEALEIYKRFLTRVTKIGEFMKLAETVGVEKNDIPDINYAPSSILESLETHMNGLEDVKGGKKGEGSPTKGSPTNNVSPTSTPAKSSNAVPTLQPPPGESAAAAAAAAAEPAEDSLLDLDPLSSSGPSGQSAAPTSWGDLLGSEMGDSLLSEPTLTAEPAPSSAAATPTPAAAEPGVSLAPPTSTAAATSPGATNMDLLGDAFATSAPSTEASAAAAEGGATATTAPSANAGAESTGGDAPAAAAPAAPGAELMSAAPQVAPPCWGAPMTVPMGVPHFMGTHPSFSMPGAPGAHMMRPGFPATGATPGAPMSPGAAQSPRKPAPPRNALDDLNIKDFM; this is translated from the exons ACCTGGTGTCagccaccaacaccaccaacgTGAACATCCCTCAGATGGCGGACACACTGTTTGAACGAGCCACCAATGCCAGCTGGGTGGTCGTCTTCAAGGCCCTTGTCACCAGTCATCACATGTGTGTCCACGGCAACGAG agGTTCATTCAGTACTTGGCTTCCAGGACCTCCCTCTTCAATCTCAGCAATTTTATCGACAAAACCGGCTCTCACG GATATGACATGTCTACATTCATCAGACGATATGGACGATACCTGAACGAGAAAGCCTTCGCCTACCGCCAGATGGCTTTTGATTTCACCAGAGTTAAGAAGGG TGCTGAGGGTGTGATGAGGACCATGACCACAGAGAAGCTGTTGAAAGGCATGCCTGTTCTGCAGACTCAGATTGACACACTCCTGGAGTTTGAT GTTCATCCCAAGGAACTGAACAATGGGATCATCAATGCTGCATTCCTGCTTCTCTTCAAGGACCTGGTCAAACTGTTTGCATCCTACAATGATGGAGTCATCAACCTATTAG AGAAATACTTCAAGATGAAGAAGAGTGACTGTAAGGAGGCCTTAGAGATCTACAAGAGGTTCCTGACCAGGGTGACAAAGATTGGGGAATTCATGAAGCTGGCTGAG ACCGTTGGAGTGGAGAAAAACGACATTCCTGACATCAACTAC gCTCCCAGCAGTATCCTGGAGAGTCTGGAAACACACATGAATGGTCTGGAGGATGTGAAGGGTGGAAAGAAGGG GGAAGG GTCGCCAACAAAG GGGTCTCCGACAAACAACGTGTCTCCAACATCGACTCCGGCCAAATCTTCAAACGCTGTTCCCACACTGCAGCCTCCTCCTGGGGAgagcgctgctgctgctgctgctgctgctgccgagCCAGCTGAAGA TTCCTTGTTGGACCTGGATCCACTGTCCTCCTCGGGTCCCTCAGGACAATCAGCTGCCCCCACGTCTTGGGGAG ATCTCCTTGGATCAG AAATGGGCGATTCCTTGCTATCTGAACCAACCCTCACAGCAGAGCCCGCCccctcctctgcagcagcaACGCCCACTCCTGCAGCCGCAGAACCTGGAGTCTCTCTAGCTCCTCCCACTAGCACAGCCGCCGCCACCTCCCCTGGCGCCACCAATATGGATCTGTTGGGAG ATGCCTTTGCAACATCTGCTCCTTCTACTGAGGCCTCTGCAGCAGCCGCTGAAGGTGGGGCCACCGCCACAACCGCCCCTTCTGCCAACGCTGGAGCTG AGTCCACAGGGGGAGATGccccagctgctgctgctcccgcTGCCCCCGGTGCTGAGCTTATGTCAG CGGCACCTCAGGTAGCTCCCCCCTGTTGGGGTGCTCCCATG ACCGTACCAATGGGTGTTCCTCATTTTATGGGGACTCACCCCAGCTTCAGCATG CCCGGGGCACCAGGAGCTCACATGATGAGGCCAGGCTTCCCTGCCACTGGAGCAACCCCCGGAGCACCG ATGTCTCCCGGAGCGGCCCAGAGCCCCAGAAAGCCTGCACCACCGAGGAACGCTCTGGATGACCTCAACATTAAGGACTTCATGTAG
- the snap91b gene encoding clathrin coat assembly protein AP180 isoform X6: protein MSGQTLTDRIAAAQHQLTGSDMARAVCKATTHEVMAPKKKHLEYLVSATNTTNVNIPQMADTLFERATNASWVVVFKALVTSHHMCVHGNERFIQYLASRTSLFNLSNFIDKTGSHGYDMSTFIRRYGRYLNEKAFAYRQMAFDFTRVKKGAEGVMRTMTTEKLLKGMPVLQTQIDTLLEFDVHPKELNNGIINAAFLLLFKDLVKLFASYNDGVINLLEKYFKMKKSDCKEALEIYKRFLTRVTKIGEFMKLAETVGVEKNDIPDINYAPSSILESLETHMNGLEDVKGGKKGEGSPTKGSPTNNVSPTSTPAKSSNAVPTLQPPPGESAAAAAAAAAEPAEDSLLDLDPLSSSGPSGQSAAPTSWGDLLGSEMGDSLLSEPTLTAEPAPSSAAATPTPAAAEPGVSLAPPTSTAAATSPGATNMDLLGDAFATSAPSTEASAAAAEGGATATTAPSANAGAESTGGDAPAAAAPAAPGAELMSVFDGLGDVMKPTMTPQAGDVDTSMANMASNLTMGTSAAPQPGAPGAHMMRPGFPATGATPGAPMSPGAAQSPRKPAPPRNALDDLNIKDFM, encoded by the exons ACCTGGTGTCagccaccaacaccaccaacgTGAACATCCCTCAGATGGCGGACACACTGTTTGAACGAGCCACCAATGCCAGCTGGGTGGTCGTCTTCAAGGCCCTTGTCACCAGTCATCACATGTGTGTCCACGGCAACGAG agGTTCATTCAGTACTTGGCTTCCAGGACCTCCCTCTTCAATCTCAGCAATTTTATCGACAAAACCGGCTCTCACG GATATGACATGTCTACATTCATCAGACGATATGGACGATACCTGAACGAGAAAGCCTTCGCCTACCGCCAGATGGCTTTTGATTTCACCAGAGTTAAGAAGGG TGCTGAGGGTGTGATGAGGACCATGACCACAGAGAAGCTGTTGAAAGGCATGCCTGTTCTGCAGACTCAGATTGACACACTCCTGGAGTTTGAT GTTCATCCCAAGGAACTGAACAATGGGATCATCAATGCTGCATTCCTGCTTCTCTTCAAGGACCTGGTCAAACTGTTTGCATCCTACAATGATGGAGTCATCAACCTATTAG AGAAATACTTCAAGATGAAGAAGAGTGACTGTAAGGAGGCCTTAGAGATCTACAAGAGGTTCCTGACCAGGGTGACAAAGATTGGGGAATTCATGAAGCTGGCTGAG ACCGTTGGAGTGGAGAAAAACGACATTCCTGACATCAACTAC gCTCCCAGCAGTATCCTGGAGAGTCTGGAAACACACATGAATGGTCTGGAGGATGTGAAGGGTGGAAAGAAGGG GGAAGG GTCGCCAACAAAG GGGTCTCCGACAAACAACGTGTCTCCAACATCGACTCCGGCCAAATCTTCAAACGCTGTTCCCACACTGCAGCCTCCTCCTGGGGAgagcgctgctgctgctgctgctgctgctgccgagCCAGCTGAAGA TTCCTTGTTGGACCTGGATCCACTGTCCTCCTCGGGTCCCTCAGGACAATCAGCTGCCCCCACGTCTTGGGGAG ATCTCCTTGGATCAG AAATGGGCGATTCCTTGCTATCTGAACCAACCCTCACAGCAGAGCCCGCCccctcctctgcagcagcaACGCCCACTCCTGCAGCCGCAGAACCTGGAGTCTCTCTAGCTCCTCCCACTAGCACAGCCGCCGCCACCTCCCCTGGCGCCACCAATATGGATCTGTTGGGAG ATGCCTTTGCAACATCTGCTCCTTCTACTGAGGCCTCTGCAGCAGCCGCTGAAGGTGGGGCCACCGCCACAACCGCCCCTTCTGCCAACGCTGGAGCTG AGTCCACAGGGGGAGATGccccagctgctgctgctcccgcTGCCCCCGGTGCTGAGCTTATGTCAG TCTTTGATGGACTAGGCGATGTAATGAAGCCCACTATGACCCCTCAGGCGGGGGATGTTGACACCTCCATGGCTAACATGGCAAGTA ATCTCACAATGGGAACCTCAGCGGCACCTCAG CCCGGGGCACCAGGAGCTCACATGATGAGGCCAGGCTTCCCTGCCACTGGAGCAACCCCCGGAGCACCG ATGTCTCCCGGAGCGGCCCAGAGCCCCAGAAAGCCTGCACCACCGAGGAACGCTCTGGATGACCTCAACATTAAGGACTTCATGTAG
- the snap91b gene encoding clathrin coat assembly protein AP180 isoform X15, with product MSGQTLTDRIAAAQHQLTGSDMARAVCKATTHEVMAPKKKHLEYLVSATNTTNVNIPQMADTLFERATNASWVVVFKALVTSHHMCVHGNERFIQYLASRTSLFNLSNFIDKTGSHGYDMSTFIRRYGRYLNEKAFAYRQMAFDFTRVKKGAEGVMRTMTTEKLLKGMPVLQTQIDTLLEFDVHPKELNNGIINAAFLLLFKDLVKLFASYNDGVINLLEKYFKMKKSDCKEALEIYKRFLTRVTKIGEFMKLAETVGVEKNDIPDINYAPSSILESLETHMNGLEDVKGGKKGEGSPTKGSPTNNVSPTSTPAKSSNAVPTLQPPPGESAAAAAAAAAEPAEDSLLDLDPLSSSGPSGQSAAPTSWGDLLGSEMGDSLLSEPTLTAEPAPSSAAATPTPAAAEPGVSLAPPTSTAAATSPGATNMDLLGDAFATSAPSTEASAAAAEGGATATTAPSANAGAESTGGDAPAAAAPAAPGAELMSAAPQPGAPGAHMMRPGFPATGATPGAPMSPGAAQSPRKPAPPRNALDDLNIKDFM from the exons ACCTGGTGTCagccaccaacaccaccaacgTGAACATCCCTCAGATGGCGGACACACTGTTTGAACGAGCCACCAATGCCAGCTGGGTGGTCGTCTTCAAGGCCCTTGTCACCAGTCATCACATGTGTGTCCACGGCAACGAG agGTTCATTCAGTACTTGGCTTCCAGGACCTCCCTCTTCAATCTCAGCAATTTTATCGACAAAACCGGCTCTCACG GATATGACATGTCTACATTCATCAGACGATATGGACGATACCTGAACGAGAAAGCCTTCGCCTACCGCCAGATGGCTTTTGATTTCACCAGAGTTAAGAAGGG TGCTGAGGGTGTGATGAGGACCATGACCACAGAGAAGCTGTTGAAAGGCATGCCTGTTCTGCAGACTCAGATTGACACACTCCTGGAGTTTGAT GTTCATCCCAAGGAACTGAACAATGGGATCATCAATGCTGCATTCCTGCTTCTCTTCAAGGACCTGGTCAAACTGTTTGCATCCTACAATGATGGAGTCATCAACCTATTAG AGAAATACTTCAAGATGAAGAAGAGTGACTGTAAGGAGGCCTTAGAGATCTACAAGAGGTTCCTGACCAGGGTGACAAAGATTGGGGAATTCATGAAGCTGGCTGAG ACCGTTGGAGTGGAGAAAAACGACATTCCTGACATCAACTAC gCTCCCAGCAGTATCCTGGAGAGTCTGGAAACACACATGAATGGTCTGGAGGATGTGAAGGGTGGAAAGAAGGG GGAAGG GTCGCCAACAAAG GGGTCTCCGACAAACAACGTGTCTCCAACATCGACTCCGGCCAAATCTTCAAACGCTGTTCCCACACTGCAGCCTCCTCCTGGGGAgagcgctgctgctgctgctgctgctgctgccgagCCAGCTGAAGA TTCCTTGTTGGACCTGGATCCACTGTCCTCCTCGGGTCCCTCAGGACAATCAGCTGCCCCCACGTCTTGGGGAG ATCTCCTTGGATCAG AAATGGGCGATTCCTTGCTATCTGAACCAACCCTCACAGCAGAGCCCGCCccctcctctgcagcagcaACGCCCACTCCTGCAGCCGCAGAACCTGGAGTCTCTCTAGCTCCTCCCACTAGCACAGCCGCCGCCACCTCCCCTGGCGCCACCAATATGGATCTGTTGGGAG ATGCCTTTGCAACATCTGCTCCTTCTACTGAGGCCTCTGCAGCAGCCGCTGAAGGTGGGGCCACCGCCACAACCGCCCCTTCTGCCAACGCTGGAGCTG AGTCCACAGGGGGAGATGccccagctgctgctgctcccgcTGCCCCCGGTGCTGAGCTTATGTCAG CGGCACCTCAG CCCGGGGCACCAGGAGCTCACATGATGAGGCCAGGCTTCCCTGCCACTGGAGCAACCCCCGGAGCACCG ATGTCTCCCGGAGCGGCCCAGAGCCCCAGAAAGCCTGCACCACCGAGGAACGCTCTGGATGACCTCAACATTAAGGACTTCATGTAG